One Oncorhynchus keta strain PuntledgeMale-10-30-2019 chromosome 34, Oket_V2, whole genome shotgun sequence genomic window, TCATTCTGTCTTGCTAATAGGTGGATGACTATACTTCTGCTAGGGATTTTAACCAGGTGTTTGTGTGAGGGCCATTCTTTGACATCACATAACACACTCTAGGCATGTATTTCAATGTGTCTtataatatgtaatataatatgttgttgttaaaaaataataataattaaagtaAAATATTTAATTGTGAAATGATGCTACAGTATCATATCTTTCACAGCTGTTATTGGTCCTCCGACATTGTCTTTGGAAGGATGTGGCAATTGTCTGGTAATCAACATCACACTACCTGAGATGGAAACCATTCGAAATGTCTATGGGAGCACCGTATCCTTTCAGATCCACtggaagagagcaggagagactCTGGTAAAAAAACAACAATGCCTATCCTTTCCCTGTCTTTCCTTTCCCTGTCTTTCCTTTCCCTGTCTTTCCTTTCCCTGTCTTTCCTTTCCCTGTCTTTCCTTTCCCTGTCTTTCCTGCCTATCCTTTCCCTGTCTTTCCTGCCTATCCTTTCCCTGTCTTTCCTGCCTTTCCTTTCCCTGTCTTTCCTTTCCCTGTCTTTCCTTTCCCTGTCTTTCCTGCCTATCCTTTCCCTGTCTTTCCTGCCTTTCCTTTCCCTGTCTTTCCTGCCTTTCCTTTCCCTGTCTTTCCTGTCTTTCCTTTCCCTGTCTTTCCTGCCTTTCCTTTCCCTGTCTTTCCTTTCCCTGTCTTTCCTTTCCCTGTCTTTCCTgcctttcctttcctgtctttcctgcctttcctttcctgtctttCCTGCCTTTCCTTTCCCTGTCTTTCCCTTTCCCTGTCTTTCCTTTCCCTGTCTTTCCTTTCCCTGTCTTTCCTTTCCCTGTCTTTCCTTTCCCTGTCTTTCCTTTCCCTGTCTTTCCTTTCCCTGTCTTTCCTTTCCCTGTCTTTCCTTTCCCTGTCTTTCCTTTCCCTGTCTTTCCTTTTCCTGTCTTTCCTTTCCCTGTCTTTCCTTTCCCTGTCTTTCCTTTCCTGTCTTTCCTTTCCTGTCTTTCCTGTCTTTCCTTTCCCTGTCTTTCCTTTCCCTGTCCTTTCCCTGTCTTTCCTTTCCCTGTCTTTCCTTTCCCTGTCTTTCCTTTCCCTGTCTTTCCTTCCTTTCCCTGTCTTTCCTGTCTTTCCTTTCCCTGTCTTTCCTTTCCCTGTCTTTCCTGTCTTTCCTTTCCCTGTCTTTCCTTTTCCTGTCTTCATTGTAGTGTCAAAttctatacatatatatttttttttttatatgtatttttttttatttttacaaattatgTCCATTTAATATTCATTTTCAGATCAAAGAGACCCGTACAACTCATTTAAGTTATATGCTGGAGAACTTGAATGTGGGCGCAGAGTACTGTGTGAGGGTGCATACGATGATCACCACCAACCAAAAAACACAGCTTTCTGAGTGGAAGTGTGCACACACCAGTATTGTGGAGGCTAACAGAGGTGAATATTGTCTATAGTTATGTTAGTCAGTGCTTCATCCTCAGTTTTACCATTATTCTGTTCATTCAGTGCACCTTGGATTGGGGTATAACCATGACTTgttctcccccccccccagtcCCTGCTGTTGTAGTTGGGGTGTCGGTTCTCCTCATTGTGAGTGGGGCAGGCCTGATGGTTCTCATGTTTGTCTTGTTCTACACTGGGTTCTTGTGCAAGTTGAAGACCCATCTGCCTAGATCACTGGTGAGAAATGGCTCTATCTTGTAGCTAACCACACCCTACACTCTCACTTCATTTGTTTCCATTTAAAGGGCTTTAGTGGCATGGGAAGCATATGTTTACATTCATCAAACTAATTTCTCACAACTCTCTCACTGTTTGTCTATGATATTATTTGTTTGGCTTTGTCATTGTTTATTTGTTGGTCCTGGATGTGAGTTTGAGGAGCTTAAGAAATGCAAAGCCAAAGTAAATTCCTGCAAAGGGCAAATAACATTAACTTCAACTCTTTCATGTCCTGTTGTCCACATAAAGTTAAATCAGCTTCAGGCAGTGACATCACTGTGCTTTTCTCTGTGTCTAACAcagcctctctcttctccctctccccttgtAGACTGCCCTGGTTGAGGGCTACCTAGTCACCCCAGAGAGAACAGTTCCTGACCTGGTCTCCATATCCTCTGAGCCAGAGCAACAAGGGAAGGCCCTCACAACAAAAGCACACCACAACAGAGAGAACTTGAACCGagcaggggaggaagaggaggaggaggatgaagaggaggaggggggaaacGGCATGGTCTACATGGACCGCGATGCGGGGCTCTCCTTTGATAGCAGCTCCAGCACCATACAGTCCCAGGAAGCATCAGGGGCTAATGTTGCCCTTCTTAACGTAGCAGGGCATTCTGGGGGGTTGAGTTTTGAGACAGCagctgaggaggaagaggaagttcctgtgggtgtggtggtgcttGAAGGTCAGGGTCAGAGCGAGGTCAAAGGTGAACTAACTAAGGTCATTTCCAGCCTAGACGGAGATCAACCCAGACCTCTGGGACTTGTAGGgttgggtggagaggaggagaaagagatgagggaggtggagaaagagatgagggaggagaccTCTGGTAACGTCAATCTGTTCTCTGTGACTCTGGGGGCTttaaagagggaggaggaggaggaggagcatgaGACAGATGTTTTATTAGGCTGTTCCAAACTTGAGCAGAAGCCTCTACTTCCCATAGACTCCTTACAGAGGACATTAGGACTGGACAGCATGGGATCACAGGGTGAGATACAAGAAGATACAGGCCTAGTACTGTCACGGGCAGACTGCACACACAAATACTTTGAATATTCAGATAGACATGCTGTCAGCTGTACAAAGACATACTCTGACTGCCTGGTAACGCACACTGGCACTGTGCAGTCTCACaatgagacagaggaggaagaggaagaagaagaagaagaagacgacTTCTCAGGCTATATGGGACATTGATGCGTGCGTGCGTAGCGTGGTTCATTCTGCGTTGTGTACTTTTAATTAGGACGCTGCCACAACTGAAGGTCTGCTAGTTGAATTATTTTTATTTGCCctgcacacagagacaacacacattaTGTTAACCCTTGGCACAGTCCTAGCTCTCAGGCACCTTGCTAGCCGAAGGTCAGGCAAAAGAGAACAATAAGAGGGTACGGAAATACAGATAACCCGCGATGGGCCAAAccaaaatatatacaaaatgtACAATATTGATATGAAAAAGTGTTTGTACACCAAAGAAAAACATTAGCTATGCAGCtgtaaatacattaaaaaaaatacactGAATTATTATTCTCAAATTATTAACATCCCCTCTTGACCTGGCCTATTTGAATTGGTCCTTGAGTGCAACTTGGTGCATAATCTAGGGGAACAACATCACATTGCTACACATGTGTGCTGTGTAGACAGACCTACAGTGTAAGTGTCTTAGCCGATAATTGCACAGATATTCCACCTGGTTGGGTATGCCTTCTATCACGTCCATTCCTTCCCAAATATTGTCTTCTGTTGAGAATGTGTGTAAAACAAAGGTATTCACACCTTCCCGATCCTCACCCAAAAACTAATGACCGCCTTAAAATGTCTCTACGTGTTATCGGGATTCTGTTCATTCGGATTTTTGAAATGATCTTTCTCAAAAACGTTTGTATATTGTCCCATACTATAGCGTGTACTATTAATTTGTATTTTTGTTTGTTATTTGGTGACATTAATGCAGTTCCTCCACCCCGACTTTGAATACCACTGATGTGTCCGTTTCATTCATTGTAATGTACGTGCAATTTTATGAAAGAAGAATATTAGTGCTCAATGATCAAATCGTGACCCGGTTTTTGTGTAGAATGTGTTTTTTTTAGGCTATTGTTTCTAAAAAGTTATTATGTGGGAAATTCCTTGATATACGTCGATACTTGTGTGTCATGTTAAAGTACACTGCTCTCTAAAAAAATTAATGCTTAGTGTGAAACCATGTCCCCCAGGAAAAGCCATTCCGTTCTTATAAAGATCTGTGGTTGGTTGCGCAACGTTTTGTCGTCATTTCCAGCAGCAGCGTTGttatgccgcgttcaaaacaactgggaactcggaaaaaatGTGAGGTCGATGATCTTTCATGTGAGAAAATATGAtatctagaaagaggcccgagttcccgatttggaattccgagttggatgaccgttcgaAATGATTTTCCCAACCGTAACTCGTTTTTTAACGCCTGTAAATcggagatttccgagttcccagttgatTTGAACGCGGCAAAACCTTTTTTTGTATTTCTACTGGCAAGCTGGCAAGGCAAGCAGTTACGGAAAGCACCCCAATTGTGGCAGAGGACTGGCTCTTCTTGTTTGACTTTCTGTTGCCAACCAGGcagaaatgtgaaatgtcatCTCATAACGGTAGCTATGTTTTTATTGTAATTGCATTATGCTTGGCGTTATCAAAGGATATCCACTGTTTGGCCTAGGCTTTGTTAGCGAGAAGCTAACGGAATCATGGCATTAGTGGAACCGAGCTGTTGTTTTACTAGCGGTTATCGTGTTTTGTTCTTACTATCTCTCTGCACGTTTATGTTGGTAATGTTGATGTAGCTATTTAGCAGGGGTgtaaaaaaaatactttgaagtaccaTTTAACGTTACCCCCATAAAACGACTTATCTGCTttactgttttatattttttgacaacttttttACTTCACtaaattcctaaagaaaatgatgtactttttttttttactccatacattttaacCCTGACAACCCAAAAGTacatgttacattttgaatgcttagacaggacaggaaaatggtccaattcacgcacttattcaagagaacatccctggtcctcccgcATCTGATctgcggactcactaaacacaaatgattCCGTTTGTAAATTTATGTCTCACGATCCGTAAATAAAAACTATACATTTATgcggtctggtttgcttaatatatgcAATTTTAACAGATTTCTACTTCtgatactgaagtatatttaaagtcaaatacatttagacttttactcaagtagtattctACTGGGTGAATTTTACTCGAGTCATTTTCTATTGAGGTACtctgtacttttactcaagtatccACCTCTGCTAGTTGGCCACCTGAAACGAGAATTTGTGATATCAACTAGTTATGCCACATAGCTACAAAAGTTCCCATTTCCATTATCACAAAGCAGCagatttctgtaaaaaaaaaaagagttaaGGAAAAGAAACACATTCTGACACCACCCCGGTTGCAATAGCCTAATGTAGCTTACCAAATTAGTCTGTTTTTCCTTTTTATCTTTCCGAAATTCCAGCACAATGTTGGTTTGAGTTGTGAATTATGAACCCCAGACGCCCTCAATCACATAAAAATGAACACGGTTAAACAGTACATCCACAACTCAATCATCCGATCCTTTGAAACCAAGTGAACAAACACCACACCCAAAGAGACAATGAAGCCCGTCTGTCCTTTTCAGCTACAAGAGGATGGACATGAGAGCTGCTGCACAGTGGAGTCAAGGTGGAGGATGTACGAGTCAGCTTGATTGACATGACACACCAAGTGTTGTGGCAATGGTGTCATGTCTCCAGTGATATGGATGGTTACCTGGTTACTACAGGCACATTCAGGTGAGCCATTTTTGAATAGCTTGTCGTCCCTCTGCATCTTGTACAATATATATTTTCCTCAGTAATGTTACGGCTTCATAATTGTAGTCATCATTACTGTATTTCCGAGTGACTGTCCAGTGTGATTTCTTTGAAATAATGACCTATAATTAATTACATTATGAGTGAAATATCATTTTTTGGGGGATGGAAAACTAAAAATGTTAAAAATAATCTTTCCTGTGTTTGAATGGTGtggccgtaccccaacaacaaaATGGTGTGGGTGTAGGCCTATACTTTAAGTTgggtgtggtatatttaagcaatatggCCCGAAGGGGTGCGGTATTTGGCCAATATAGCACAGCTAAGGACTGTTCTTACACACGACACgaagcggagtgcctggataaaactcttagctgtggtatattggccatatatcacaacccCCCGAGATGCCTTACTGCTATTATTAAagactggttaccaacgtaattagagcagtaaaacaaGTGATTTTTGTGTCATAGTAtgctgtggtatacggtctgatataccacaggttttcagccaatcagcatccaggacccaAACGACACactaaataaaatgtattttcctCTTCTTTCTCAGCTGTGTGTGATCTGCCTGCTCCAGTCAATGtgactctctcctccagacatttTGTCCACGAGCTGAGGTGGGACCCAGGCTCGGGGTCCCCCAGGAGCGTGTACTACCGCGTGATGATTTTCTCTAGCAGGTATGATGTAGGTGTGTCGTTCTGTATGagtatctctctcgctctttgatCCTCTCAGTTACAAACTGCTTTCCCTTGATGTGTTTCCTCTTTGAATGATTCAGTACTGTAATCACAACATATTGGTTGATTCTGGGTTAAACTTAGACCATTGTTTATATTCAGAAGTATCTTGTTTTAAGGAGTGATAGCGACTGGTTTTTGTTTTACctcagaagttaatggttatctgtaggagccaGATGGCTTTGGAATGTGTTGGGTGGACGGGAGGAAGTCACAGGATTGCTATAGGGGATACGGAtggtgtcgtggaaatttcctctatttaccaaatcatgggagcaaaccaaacactcgtcagagttagttataaaagtccatctttaattatatgagctcttatcacaatcctgtgactctcagataaattcagtgtctccccagtgaattctctgagagtcccttacaatgcaactgagttgctttaatagcaaagacacccatagtcagacagcatagacataattcatcgttcagctttgtctcctttcccaaaaccccagaaccataaaccaatcctccaaatcaacaggcatatatcaaattgtcatttagatacaaccactctaaatacaaactcctggacaaactcacggataGGAGAGTGACCCTACAGGTCAAcaaagagggagcatagaatgattccagacactgcaacccctcctttccccactgggaAAGTTAGGGAGtataagatatgtttacacatgatgacactttgacctctcccctctcacgtggcccatgcaacttagttttgacatagaacagataactgcaacctcgccacagAATTACACAAAAACACCATTCTGATGggaagtaacttacacacatttgatgaatattaaatatcttacaaatgttaccaacaTATTCTGATAATTCCACGACAATGGTGATCTGTGGGTTAGGAAAATGAGGGGTTCAGGTCAGGTCCCCTTAAAGGGAGAAATGATGCTTTATTGCCCTATTACTTTGTCTTCCCGTCAAACCATAATAGATGTAAGGATTAGAGAGAAGGAGTTGTGCCTAAATTGGAGTAtatatactagtggtggtggtggaaacaTGTTTTGTCTAATGCAGTTGTATTGTCCCTCTGGGAAGaataaacttggttaagctttcATAATGAGAATTAGAACCAAACTATATCATATACCTAGGTGAAGATAGACTTGTCAGAACATGACTTGGGAGTGTCTTCTTGTATTTTAGCTCAATGATACACACACCATACTAACTACCGTAAtttctggactattaagcgcacttgaatataaaccgcacccactgaataacattttaaaaagtgtattttgtacataaataagccgcacatgtctataatccgcaggtgcctaccggtgcattgaaacaaattaactttacacagcctttaaacgaaacacggcttgtaacaaaaaataaaaaaaatagcagtaaacagtagcctaccaagaaagtcattggtcaccatcttcctcctcctgtgcactgaaaccactgaagtcatctccttcggtgtcggagttgaatagcctcagaattgcttcatccgatgttggatcgctgccctcttcaacacgcagcagcctttcgaaacccgttgatgatagtggattttttgacaatgctccacgctgtcagcagctctatttccttttccaacagccagatcgatcgccttcaacttgaaagctgcatcatatgcatttctccgtgtcttttgtcatgatgagggtgacaaaatgactaccgtaatcagaatgatgaagtttgagcgcgctcgacttacgtcacattatgtgacggtgctcagtttttttgtcggcatgaatcttgtgaaagcgggaaaaatccataaattagccgcgtcaatgtttaaaccgcgaggttcaaagcgtgggaataaagtagtGGCTTATAGTCTGGAAATTACGGTACTGTGTAATGTTAGGCCAACTAGCAAACAAATAAGCTAGACttgaacttctctctctctctctgcctatcattaactctctcttttttccccctcatttaaaTTAGGGGTGGCCAGTTTTGGGAGGTGGTGGCTGGTTGTGAGCACGTGGAGTCCCCTCTGGTGTGTAACCTGACTAAAGCATTCTCAAGCCGCAGTCAAACCTACTACAACAAGGTGTTTGCTGTGTCTGGGGACGAAGTCTCACCCCCGGGCAACCAAAGCGGCTTTAAACCCATCGATGGCAGTGAGTGTCAGCGTTTCCTCATTCACGCCGAAAAAGAGAGCAGGCCAGTGCTTATCAGGGTTGTGGGGGAAGGAGGGGCCGGGAATGGAGTTTGTAGGGTTAATGTTAAAATACTTTAGAGTTGTGTTCAGAAGCGCTAGCAGAACAACTAGTAGGCTGACACGttcttcatttaaaaaaacatgttctCCCCTTTCTGGAGAGACTTTAAAACTGCTTGGTTGAACAGCAGCCACTAAGTGCTGTTTGTCCCTCTGTGTGTCCTGTAGCCCTCCTGGACCCGCCCGTGGTGAGTGTTAAGGCCTGCGGCAGCACTCTGTGTGTGAACCTGAGGCCTCCTGTGGACGGCTTGTGGGATGTCTACAACAGTTTCCGCTACAGTATAAGCATCAGAAGAAGCAGGCATGGAGCTAAGGTGTGGACAGGAAGAGCCAAACCTTTTGACAATCTAAAACATGCCTACGGGTTGGAGCTACATGGGTCATTTTGATATTGAGTGACAGATTCACACACGGTATAACATCATCACTGCATCGTCAGAGATGCTTTACTTATTGCATGCCGTGTTCTCATTTCAGTGCTGAATAACTCTGTGTATTCAAGCATGACGCATTGGTTTGATTGGTTTCTGTTGTGTGTCCAAGTACTCTGAGGAGATGACGTCTCTGAAAGAAAAGATTCTAAATAACCTGGCTCCAGGCAGAGAGTACTGTGTCTCCGTCAGAATAAGGGACAGCGAGGAGAGAAGCGACAAGAACTCTTCCTACAGCCAACCACACTGTGCCTTCACAGCTGCCAAGTATAACGCaggtacactgtgtgtgtgtgtgtgtgtgtgtgtgtgtgtgtgtgtgtgtgtgtgtgtgtgtgtgtgtgtgtgtgtgtgtgtgtgtgtgtgtgtgtgtgtgtgtgtgtgtgcacacatatGTGGTCTTTGTGTTCTGACTGTCGATCTCTCTCCACAGATGCAGAGATCTCAGTGGTTTTGTGTTTGCTTGTGTTGTCTGGGCTGTTAACTACTACCCTACTATTCCGCACTGGATTCATCTGTCTGAGACGACACCTTCCAGAAGTACTGGTAAGCTATAGACTGATACAGATAGATCTATTCTAGCCCTggtttcaatcaatcaatctatttTATAAATATCTTTTAAcaacagcagttgtcacaaagtgcttcacagataccagcctaaaaccccagagagaAAGCAATGCAGAAGCACAGAAACTAGGAAATACACCCTAGAAGGCAGGACATGGTTGGAATATTCGATCAGAAGGGGTCTGGGactggcctcccgagtggcgcagcggtctgaggcactacatctcagtgctagaggcgtcactacagaccctggttccatcccaggctgtatcacagcgttCTGAGGCACTACATCtaagtgctagaggcgtcactacagaccctggttccatcccaggctgtatcacagcggtctaaggcactgcatcacagtgctagaggcgtcactacagaccctggttccatcccaggctgtatcacagcggtctaaggcactgcatcacagtgctagaggcgtcactacagaccctggttccattacagactgtatcacagcggtctaaggcactgcatcacagtgctagaggcgtcactacagacccgggtttgatcccaggctgtgacGCATCTGGCCGAGACCGGATGACCCATGAGGCGGCTCACAATtggtccaggttaggggagggtttggcgtagtccttgtcccatcgtgttCTAGCTACTCCTTGTGGCGAGCCGGGCGCATGCATGCTGACTTTGGTCGCCAGCTGTACAGCCGGCGTGTGCAGCTGGTgtgtgcagctggcttccgggttaaccaagcagtgtgtcaagaagcagtgcggcttggctgggttgtgtttcgtaggacgcatggctctcgaccatCGCCTCTCttgaggagttgcagcgatgagacaagactgtaactaccaagtGGATACTGTGAAATTGGGGATAAAAAGAGGTCTGGAACAAGGTAGAACTGACTGAACTGACTGAAGAGCGGTCACGTTCACAAATCTTAACATTAGCTCATGCTAAAATGTCAACAGGAGGCTCAGACAGTGGAGATTTGACAGCCCTGCacaattatttttttaatcttcaacatagaaaATGCTACTAAAAATAACCCATGATTCACCAAACT contains:
- the LOC118375694 gene encoding interferon lambda receptor 1-like, whose amino-acid sequence is MSPVIWMVTWLLQAHSAVCDLPAPVNVTLSSRHFVHELRWDPGSGSPRSVYYRVMIFSSRGGQFWEVVAGCEHVESPLVCNLTKAFSSRSQTYYNKVFAVSGDEVSPPGNQSGFKPIDGTLLDPPVVSVKACGSTLCVNLRPPVDGLWDVYNSFRYSISIRRSRHGAKYSEEMTSLKEKILNNLAPGREYCVSVRIRDSEERSDKNSSYSQPHCAFTAAKYNADAEISVVLCLLVLSGLLTTTLLFRTGFICLRRHLPEVLSSIQHHEQSLYTVPCDEKPCPSVLPVPPSPPSGSTGKDTESEEESETETERSSGGGQGYKTRGITAGQTSHNPLSSSSSSRAEVFLHPYLSTRSLASPTDTQTTAETQSNRPHVPLFITSDQQPESLLRPDGLSMSLSNNHPPSGPSQTSQLTEPAQCASWGQDLSFSLSSERDTGGFHPEEEEESCLDVNLLSVTLGRHEEMKDPEPRSLGVPPEPTTPFLPSDTKCWATEPATTQTHTATSEEEEEEDEEYFGYMRR
- the LOC118375693 gene encoding uncharacterized protein LOC118375693 isoform X2; this encodes MYKILHRENNMTLQIQHQTNMTNQKLDLKYPKEEYRLCVQASHELLESPLTVITFTPFTQTVIGPPTLSLEGCGNCLVINITLPEMETIRNVYGSTVSFQIHWKRAGETLIKETRTTHLSYMLENLNVGAEYCVRVHTMITTNQKTQLSEWKCAHTSIVEANRVPAVVVGVSVLLIVSGAGLMVLMFVLFYTGFLCKLKTHLPRSLTALVEGYLVTPERTVPDLVSISSEPEQQGKALTTKAHHNRENLNRAGEEEEEEDEEEEGGNGMVYMDRDAGLSFDSSSSTIQSQEASGANVALLNVAGHSGGLSFETAAEEEEEVPVGVVVLEGQGQSEVKGELTKVISSLDGDQPRPLGLVGLGGEEEKEMREVEKEMREETSGNVNLFSVTLGALKREEEEEEHETDVLLGCSKLEQKPLLPIDSLQRTLGLDSMGSQGEIQEDTGLVLSRADCTHKYFEYSDRHAVSCTKTYSDCLVTHTGTVQSHNETEEEEEEEEEEDDFSGYMGH
- the LOC118375693 gene encoding interferon lambda receptor 1-like isoform X1, with the protein product MKYIHLSIYLMLQCFYALCTLPAPVNVTIDSLNFHHVLRWIPGPGTPPGTMYKILHRENNMTLQIQHQTNMTNQKLDLKYPKEEYRLCVQASHELLESPLTVITFTPFTQTVIGPPTLSLEGCGNCLVINITLPEMETIRNVYGSTVSFQIHWKRAGETLIKETRTTHLSYMLENLNVGAEYCVRVHTMITTNQKTQLSEWKCAHTSIVEANRVPAVVVGVSVLLIVSGAGLMVLMFVLFYTGFLCKLKTHLPRSLTALVEGYLVTPERTVPDLVSISSEPEQQGKALTTKAHHNRENLNRAGEEEEEEDEEEEGGNGMVYMDRDAGLSFDSSSSTIQSQEASGANVALLNVAGHSGGLSFETAAEEEEEVPVGVVVLEGQGQSEVKGELTKVISSLDGDQPRPLGLVGLGGEEEKEMREVEKEMREETSGNVNLFSVTLGALKREEEEEEHETDVLLGCSKLEQKPLLPIDSLQRTLGLDSMGSQGEIQEDTGLVLSRADCTHKYFEYSDRHAVSCTKTYSDCLVTHTGTVQSHNETEEEEEEEEEEDDFSGYMGH